One Carassius gibelio isolate Cgi1373 ecotype wild population from Czech Republic chromosome A7, carGib1.2-hapl.c, whole genome shotgun sequence DNA window includes the following coding sequences:
- the LOC128016633 gene encoding uncharacterized protein LOC128016633 has translation MDKMFHIVVFDKTNEVEVVPSVWIKNGECMWPPNKIDITKAVKSQESPGDDWKPHKARIIFTSHDYKEARRKLPLAVDHTDIDQTDGGDSPITFQRKRIPKNILFPGEDDDDDNAMEEHLKEPKSRKGRYSIPDAPKIARHANKLDPGKPNCPKIFHSTLALRNDEMEGIKATKSKKKRYALPNAPVISREQISPAVDNLHLSGQGRTDLHSRDHSSLDVSLHGQSSPHLRPHGQKSPNLLPSCYSPDLYADCHSTPEIHSSQQTSIAMLSSGLNFLSESCTLSKSSTETLLSQANVEVRRPAHKSKEIHKKKHSEPSTLPQPHQTMDIEQTSSHQIFLLRNILTKQEMLMDQMRIIMKTLQCMQSSQETEIGLDRNLLPLKDLTSLQSMEGNLRSTPDLHKQLVNTLALKGGADVQESVWRIMHGLFTNSLARKVNMRGLNGKISFLRLQIRDVVIAAVRRNRLTSDATEKDIDSTVKRWLYLAPDRDGGRKERMKSKVLKDNMTG, from the exons ATGGATAAG ATGTTTCACATTGTTGTCTTTGACAAGACAAATGAGGTTGAAGTTGTGCCTTCAGTCTGGATTAAAAATGGAGAGTGCATGTGGCCTCCAAATAAGATAGATATAACAAAAGCTGTGAAATCACAGGAGAGTCCTGGAGATGACTGGAAGCCCCATAAGGCCAGAATTATTTTCACGTCAC ATGACTACAAGGAAGCTAGACGCAAACTACCACTTGCTGTTGATCACACAGACATTGATCAGACCGATGGAGGAGACTCACCAATTACATTTCAAAGAAAAAGAAT ACCCAAGAACATTCTTTTCCCTGGAGAAGACGACGACGATGATAATGCGATGGAAGAGCACCTGAAAGAACCAAAATCAAGAAAAGG AAGGTATTCTATACCTGATGCTCCGAAAATTGCTAGACATGCCAACAAATTAGACCCAGGAAAGCCAAACTGCCCTAAGATCTTCCACAGTACTCTTGCCCTCCGCAATGATGAGATGGAAGGAATTAAAGCAACAAAGtccaaaaaaaa GAGGTATGCCTTACCTAATGCTCCAGTGATCTCTAGGGAACAGATTTCTCCTGCAGTAGACAACCTCCACCTTAGTGGCCAAGGCAGAACTGACCTTCATTCACGCGATCATAGCAGTCTTGATGTTAGCCTACATGGCCAAAGCAGTCCTCACCTTCGTCCACATGGCCAAAAGAGTCCCAATCTTCTCCCAAGTTGCTACAGTCCTGACTTGTATGCAGATTGCCACAGCACTCCTGAGATCCACTCAAGTCAGCAGACCAGCATTGCTATGTTATCATCGGGCTTGAATTTTCTCTCCGAGAGTTGTACATTAAGTAAATCAAGCACTGAGACCCTTTTAAGCCAAGCCAACGTTGAGGTCAGAAGACCAGCCCATAAAAGTAAAGAGATCCATAAAAAAAAGCACTCCGAACCTTCAACGCTCCCTCAGCCACACCAGACCATGGACATCGAGCAAACATCCAGTCACCAAATTT TTCTTCTTCGTAATATATTAACAAAACAGGAGATGCTTATGGACCAAATGCGAATTATCATGAAGACCCTCCAGTGTATGCAATCAAGTCAGGAGACAGAGATAGGCCTAGATCGAAATTTGTTGCCTCTCAAAGATCTCACTTCTCTACAGAGCATGGAGGGCAATCTGCGGAGTACTCCTGACCTCCATAAGCAATTG GTAAACACTCTGGCTCTTAAAGGTGGGGCGGACGTGCAGGAGTCTGTTTGGAGAATCATGCATGGTCTGTTTACCAACTCCTTGGCGAGGAAAGTTAACATGAGAGGATTGAATGGAAAGATTAGCTTCCTACGCCTACAGATACGAGATGTTGTGATTG CGGCTGTGAGACGTAACCGTCTAACATCCGATGCCACAGAGAAAGACATTGATTCCACCGTTAAAAGATGGCTGTATCTGGCCCCAGACAGAGATGGTGGACGGAAAGAAAGGATGAAGAGCAAAGTGCTTAAGGACAATATGACTGGTTAA